Proteins co-encoded in one Oncorhynchus masou masou isolate Uvic2021 unplaced genomic scaffold, UVic_Omas_1.1 unplaced_scaffold_2315, whole genome shotgun sequence genomic window:
- the slc39a8 gene encoding metal cation symporter ZIP14 isoform X1, translating into MALRTEHEHGHSHFSPPGQPRQNSLQNGDVSEKKESITMTTCSISSISTDNTSPDPPVSSTEPPPQQEVHVNNVMCHWLRGQRIANIKTVAWMITLSDALHNFIDGLAIGASFTVSVVAGFSTSIAIVCEEFPHELGDFVILLNAGMSIPQAVFFNLLSAMSCYIGLAFGILLGSNFAPNAIFAIAGGMFLYIALADMFPEMNAIMNEQDGSTVTNVIFFLIQNAGLLTGFAIILLITMFVGEINLG; encoded by the exons ATGGCACTAAGAACAGAGCATGAG CATGGCCACAGTCACTTCTCTCCTCCAGGGCAACCGAGGCAGAACTCTCTCCAGAATGGCGATGTGTCTGAGAAGAAAGAGTCTATCACCATGACGACGTGTAGCATCAGCAGCATCAGTACAGACAACACCAGCCCAGACCCTCCAGTGTCATCCACGGAACCACCACCTCAG CAGGAAGTCCATGTCAATAATGTGATGTGCCACTGGCTGCGGGGTCAGCGCATCGCTAACATAAAGACGGTGGCCTGGATGATCACGCTGAGTGACGCTCTGCACAACTTCATCGACGGCCTGGCGATCGGAGCCTCTTTTACCGTGTCTGTCGTCGCTGGTTTCAGTACCTCCATCGCCATCGTCTGTGAGGAGTTTCCCCACGAGCTCG GCGACTTTGTGATCCTGCTGAATGCTGGGATGAGTATCCCCCAGGCCGTCTTCTTCAACCTGCTGTCAGCCATGTCCTGCTACATCGGCCTGGCCTTCGGCATCCTGCTAGGGAGCAACTTCGCCCCCAACGCCATCTTCGCCATCGCTGGGGGAATGTTCCTCTACATAGCACTGGCAGACATG TTCCCAGAGATGAACGCCATCATGAATGAACAGGACGGGTCGACGGTGACCAATGTTATCTTCTTCCTGATCCAGAACGCCGGGCTGCTCACCGGGTTCGCTATCATCCTGCTCATCACCATGTTCGTTGGTGAGATCAACCTGGGTTAG
- the slc39a8 gene encoding metal cation symporter ZIP14 isoform X2, which yields MALRTEHEHGHSHFSPPGQPRQNSLQNGDVSEKKESITMTTCSISSISTDNTSPDPPVSSTEPPPQEVHVNNVMCHWLRGQRIANIKTVAWMITLSDALHNFIDGLAIGASFTVSVVAGFSTSIAIVCEEFPHELGDFVILLNAGMSIPQAVFFNLLSAMSCYIGLAFGILLGSNFAPNAIFAIAGGMFLYIALADMFPEMNAIMNEQDGSTVTNVIFFLIQNAGLLTGFAIILLITMFVGEINLG from the exons ATGGCACTAAGAACAGAGCATGAG CATGGCCACAGTCACTTCTCTCCTCCAGGGCAACCGAGGCAGAACTCTCTCCAGAATGGCGATGTGTCTGAGAAGAAAGAGTCTATCACCATGACGACGTGTAGCATCAGCAGCATCAGTACAGACAACACCAGCCCAGACCCTCCAGTGTCATCCACGGAACCACCACCTCAG GAAGTCCATGTCAATAATGTGATGTGCCACTGGCTGCGGGGTCAGCGCATCGCTAACATAAAGACGGTGGCCTGGATGATCACGCTGAGTGACGCTCTGCACAACTTCATCGACGGCCTGGCGATCGGAGCCTCTTTTACCGTGTCTGTCGTCGCTGGTTTCAGTACCTCCATCGCCATCGTCTGTGAGGAGTTTCCCCACGAGCTCG GCGACTTTGTGATCCTGCTGAATGCTGGGATGAGTATCCCCCAGGCCGTCTTCTTCAACCTGCTGTCAGCCATGTCCTGCTACATCGGCCTGGCCTTCGGCATCCTGCTAGGGAGCAACTTCGCCCCCAACGCCATCTTCGCCATCGCTGGGGGAATGTTCCTCTACATAGCACTGGCAGACATG TTCCCAGAGATGAACGCCATCATGAATGAACAGGACGGGTCGACGGTGACCAATGTTATCTTCTTCCTGATCCAGAACGCCGGGCTGCTCACCGGGTTCGCTATCATCCTGCTCATCACCATGTTCGTTGGTGAGATCAACCTGGGTTAG